One window of the Candidatus Delongbacteria bacterium genome contains the following:
- the mnmA gene encoding tRNA 2-thiouridine(34) synthase MnmA, protein MSERVLVGMSGGVDSSVSAYLLKEQGYDVIGVTMNLWSFEEYGGEMVGEKGCCSMDAFSDARAVARQIGIPHYVINFRDEFRRAVVENFKKEYMLGRTPNPCVLCNTKVKWIDLLKKATDLGCKYIATGHYANIRFNNETSMYELLRGEDPKKDQSYFLYGITQDALSKTIFPLSKISKDKVREIASKLGLKTAQKKESQEICFIPDNDYRRFLKENIDDFDKLIKPGKMYDSNGNDLKRKHDGFPFYTVGQRKGLGGGFSEPMYVKAVDPLNNSVIIGKKDDLSKREVYVSELNWISGSPDQNEHYSAKIRFNTTDKPCKIRFEENKMIIVFDEEVFAVAPGQSAVIYKDELVVGGGIIDG, encoded by the coding sequence ATGTCTGAGAGAGTGCTTGTTGGAATGAGTGGAGGAGTGGACAGCTCTGTATCTGCGTATCTGTTAAAAGAACAAGGTTATGATGTTATTGGTGTTACAATGAATCTGTGGTCTTTTGAAGAGTACGGGGGTGAAATGGTTGGAGAAAAGGGTTGTTGTTCTATGGACGCATTTTCTGATGCTAGAGCAGTGGCAAGACAAATTGGAATTCCTCATTATGTTATTAATTTTAGGGATGAATTTAGAAGAGCAGTCGTCGAAAATTTTAAAAAAGAGTATATGCTTGGAAGAACACCAAATCCCTGCGTTTTATGCAATACAAAGGTTAAATGGATTGATCTTCTAAAAAAAGCAACTGATTTAGGATGCAAATATATTGCAACAGGTCATTATGCAAATATTAGATTTAATAACGAAACTTCAATGTATGAGCTTCTTAGAGGTGAGGATCCCAAAAAAGATCAAAGCTATTTTCTTTATGGAATAACTCAGGATGCCCTGTCAAAAACGATTTTCCCTTTATCAAAAATTTCAAAGGATAAGGTAAGAGAAATTGCATCAAAATTAGGTCTAAAAACTGCTCAAAAGAAAGAAAGTCAGGAAATTTGTTTTATTCCAGATAATGACTACAGACGTTTTTTAAAGGAGAATATTGATGATTTTGATAAACTTATCAAGCCTGGCAAAATGTACGATTCAAATGGAAATGACCTTAAAAGAAAGCATGATGGCTTCCCTTTCTATACAGTTGGTCAAAGAAAAGGATTAGGTGGAGGATTCTCAGAACCAATGTATGTAAAAGCTGTTGATCCTCTTAATAATTCAGTAATTATAGGAAAAAAAGATGATCTTTCAAAAAGAGAAGTCTATGTGTCAGAATTAAATTGGATTTCTGGATCCCCAGATCAAAATGAACATTATTCAGCTAAAATCCGTTTCAATACTACTGATAAACCATGTAAGATTAGATTCGAAGAAAACAAAATGATTATCGTTTTTGATGAAGAGGTTTTTGCAGTCGCACCAGGTCAAAGTGCTGTCATTTACAAAGACGAACTTGTAGTCGGAGGAGGAATTATAGATGGCTAA
- a CDS encoding glycosyltransferase → MNNLPKLQYRKFAGNKERVILIDSGYFLIDEISRASRNEGVLLENVKLFTDSNTDPSIQKESRNEGFFEDLLTAIYSFKPDYILTVNLLGFDEKGVLAKLLSEMNVLVANWFTDTPFGIIKNHYSHDYSNMFSFLWEKNYIPELAAKFKNHKFYYLPYGSGFAKHDINEKFISKLSFVGNSMKEATHKWKQRINVSDKEISFFEKLIFEEPKFDKIPDIIDAFTKENRFDNYESSFFYFKGSGLLREKIMRGLDDVGVKVVIYGDEFWKDYGFKNHEIRRNVNYYSELPYVYSSTKISLNLTSPQMPTALNQRVYDCFACGGFLITDLRDDLNILFEDYPEFNSLEDLIGKISYFDNNPDEIEKYKFNLTNQILLEHNYSNRLKFISYILCNYVQN, encoded by the coding sequence TTGAATAATCTTCCAAAATTACAATACAGAAAATTTGCCGGAAATAAAGAAAGAGTAATCTTGATTGATTCCGGTTATTTTCTTATTGATGAGATATCTAGAGCATCCCGAAATGAAGGTGTTTTACTGGAGAATGTAAAACTTTTTACTGATAGTAATACTGACCCTTCGATTCAAAAGGAATCCAGAAATGAAGGCTTTTTTGAAGATCTTTTAACTGCAATTTATAGCTTTAAACCTGATTATATACTCACTGTAAATTTGTTGGGTTTTGATGAAAAGGGAGTTTTGGCAAAACTTCTTTCAGAAATGAATGTTCTTGTTGCGAATTGGTTTACAGACACACCTTTTGGAATTATAAAAAATCACTATTCACACGATTATAGTAATATGTTTTCATTTTTGTGGGAGAAAAATTATATACCAGAATTGGCAGCAAAATTTAAAAATCATAAATTCTACTATCTTCCGTATGGTTCTGGATTTGCCAAACACGATATTAATGAAAAGTTTATTTCAAAATTATCGTTTGTTGGTAATTCAATGAAAGAAGCTACACATAAATGGAAGCAAAGAATCAATGTCTCAGATAAAGAGATATCTTTTTTTGAAAAACTAATTTTTGAAGAACCTAAATTTGATAAAATTCCAGATATTATTGACGCTTTTACTAAAGAAAATAGATTTGATAATTATGAATCCTCTTTTTTTTATTTCAAAGGTTCAGGCCTTTTGAGAGAGAAAATTATGCGAGGGCTTGATGATGTTGGTGTTAAAGTAGTTATTTATGGTGATGAATTTTGGAAAGATTATGGATTTAAAAATCATGAAATCAGAAGAAATGTGAACTATTATTCTGAGTTACCTTATGTTTATTCCTCAACAAAGATTTCATTGAATTTGACTTCTCCACAAATGCCTACTGCTTTAAATCAAAGAGTGTATGATTGTTTTGCCTGCGGAGGTTTTCTTATTACTGATTTGCGTGATGATCTGAATATTTTGTTTGAAGACTATCCGGAGTTTAATTCTCTTGAAGATCTGATTGGTAAGATCTCTTATTTTGATAACAATCCTGATGAAATAGAAAAATATAAGTTTAATCTAACAAACCAGATTCTATTGGAACATAACTATTCGAATAGGTTAAAATTTATTTCTTATATTTTATGTAATTATGTTCAAAACTGA
- the queD gene encoding 6-carboxytetrahydropterin synthase QueD: MYELFVKLHFSSAHKLAAYNGECSKLHGHNWEVKVYARADKLNEIGIALDFKEFKKSVKETVDRFDHVYLNDLEEYKNINPTAENIARILYKQLSDKINNDVIKIHMVEIWESEKQGARYFE; the protein is encoded by the coding sequence ATGTATGAATTATTTGTAAAACTACATTTTTCTTCGGCTCATAAATTGGCAGCTTATAATGGAGAGTGTAGTAAACTACACGGACACAATTGGGAAGTTAAGGTTTATGCAAGAGCTGATAAATTAAATGAAATTGGTATTGCTCTTGATTTTAAAGAGTTTAAAAAAAGTGTAAAAGAGACAGTTGACAGATTTGATCATGTTTATTTGAATGATTTGGAAGAGTATAAGAATATTAATCCTACGGCAGAGAACATTGCTAGGATACTCTATAAACAGCTTTCCGATAAAATCAATAATGATGTAATAAAAATTCATATGGTAGAGATCTGGGAGAGCGAAAAGCAGGGCGCAAGGTACTTTGAATAA
- a CDS encoding type IIA DNA topoisomerase subunit B, whose product MEDFERREVEYDDNAIQTLSSLDHIRKRTGMYIGRQGDGSNYDDGIYILLKEVVDNSVDEFIEGNGKKIEITLTDNKVSVRDYGRGIPLNSVIKCVSNINTGGKFNNDVFQFSAGLNGVGLKAVNALSVHFRVVSHRDGFIKEAIYSEGVLISEKDGETKEKNGTFIEFLPDEKIFKHYQFNIDYIKKRLWYYAYLNKGLKICFNDEIIMSKGGLEDLISEEVDSPLYQPIYYSSNKLEFVFTHVPVYGENHYSFVNGQYTCDGGTHLSAFREAILKAINEYFKKQYDGKDVRDGIVGAIAIKILEPIFESQTKNKLGNNDVKGWIVNEVKNFLVDYLYKNQDVASLIEEKILLNEKIRKELKSVQKEIKELSKKSSIRIPKLRDCKHHLNDVVPPRKRSSWRGEESMIFLTEGDSAAGSMINCRDSETQAIFALRGKPLNVYGLKRDAIYKNEEFYNITKALNIEDNFDNLRYAKIVIATDSDPDGLHIRNLLVTFFLQYYEKLVINGLIYVLETPLFRVRNKKKTIYCYNEEEKQSAIIEIGGKPEITRFKGLGEISPNEFKQFLGENIRLVQVNINRSKEVLSTLEFYMGKNTPERKQYIMENLDRATIVE is encoded by the coding sequence ATGGAAGATTTTGAAAGAAGAGAAGTGGAATACGATGATAATGCAATTCAAACATTGTCATCCCTTGATCATATTCGTAAAAGAACTGGTATGTATATCGGTAGGCAGGGAGATGGTTCAAATTATGATGACGGCATTTACATACTTCTCAAGGAGGTGGTAGATAATTCTGTTGACGAGTTTATTGAAGGTAATGGGAAAAAAATTGAGATCACTCTTACAGATAATAAGGTAAGTGTAAGAGATTATGGTCGAGGAATTCCTTTAAATTCTGTTATAAAATGTGTGTCGAATATTAATACTGGGGGTAAATTCAATAATGATGTTTTCCAGTTCAGTGCAGGTTTGAACGGTGTTGGTTTAAAAGCTGTAAACGCTCTTTCGGTACATTTTAGAGTTGTTTCCCATAGGGATGGGTTCATTAAAGAGGCAATCTATAGTGAAGGAGTCCTGATAAGCGAAAAAGATGGTGAAACAAAAGAAAAAAATGGTACATTCATAGAATTTTTACCAGATGAAAAAATCTTCAAACACTATCAATTTAATATAGATTACATCAAAAAGAGGCTTTGGTATTATGCTTACCTGAACAAAGGTCTAAAAATTTGTTTCAATGATGAAATTATTATGTCAAAAGGTGGACTGGAAGATCTTATTTCGGAAGAGGTTGATTCTCCTCTTTACCAGCCAATTTATTACTCTTCCAATAAACTTGAATTTGTTTTTACTCATGTGCCTGTTTACGGTGAGAACCATTATTCATTTGTAAACGGACAATATACTTGTGATGGAGGAACTCATCTTTCCGCTTTCAGAGAAGCTATTTTGAAAGCTATAAACGAGTATTTTAAAAAGCAATATGACGGTAAAGATGTAAGAGATGGTATAGTTGGAGCTATAGCTATTAAAATTTTGGAACCAATTTTTGAATCACAAACAAAAAACAAACTCGGAAACAATGATGTAAAGGGTTGGATAGTAAATGAGGTTAAAAATTTTCTCGTGGACTATCTTTATAAAAACCAAGATGTGGCTTCTCTGATAGAGGAAAAAATACTTTTGAATGAGAAAATCAGAAAAGAACTTAAGTCCGTCCAAAAAGAGATTAAAGAATTATCAAAAAAATCTTCTATTCGTATCCCAAAATTGAGGGACTGTAAACATCATCTAAATGATGTTGTTCCTCCAAGAAAAAGGAGCTCATGGAGAGGAGAGGAGTCTATGATTTTTCTGACAGAGGGAGATTCTGCTGCCGGTTCAATGATAAATTGTAGAGACTCTGAAACTCAAGCTATTTTTGCTCTTCGAGGAAAACCCTTAAATGTCTATGGTTTAAAAAGGGATGCTATTTATAAAAATGAAGAATTCTACAATATCACCAAGGCTTTGAATATTGAAGATAATTTTGATAATTTAAGATATGCCAAAATTGTGATTGCGACTGATAGTGACCCTGATGGTTTGCACATTCGTAATCTTCTGGTAACTTTTTTTCTTCAGTACTATGAAAAACTTGTTATAAATGGGCTTATTTACGTTCTTGAAACACCACTATTTAGAGTAAGAAATAAAAAGAAAACAATTTATTGCTATAATGAAGAAGAGAAACAAAGTGCAATAATTGAGATTGGTGGAAAACCAGAGATTACTAGGTTTAAGGGACTCGGAGAGATAAGTCCTAATGAGTTCAAGCAATTTCTTGGTGAAAATATTAGGTTAGTACAAGTAAATATCAATCGTTCAAAAGAAGTTTTATCAACTCTTGAATTCTATATGGGAAAAAATACTCCAGAAAGAAAGCAGTATATAATGGAAAATCTCGATCGAGCTACCATTGTAGAATAA
- the lepB gene encoding signal peptidase I has translation MSNLIKNKLKSFVSLVVTLYLIMNFFVSAYKIPSGSMEKSLRVGDMLLVNKFIYGIRTPDWFGIPFTEIGFPIPWTKIPLFKDPQRGDVVVFKPPHHPYLYYVKRCVGVPGDVIEIKDKVLFVNNEPFDEYYETLEVDEAYPEGTPRSQFIDRDIYPEGLVPRFGERTFQNLGNRDNFGPLTVPEDSYFMMGDNRDNSSDSRFWGFVPKDNIVGKPIMVYMSFDPEVPMSNLMDKILWERIGFFIR, from the coding sequence ATGTCAAATCTCATAAAAAATAAACTAAAATCCTTTGTTTCGCTTGTCGTAACATTGTATTTGATTATGAATTTTTTTGTATCAGCTTATAAAATCCCTTCAGGATCAATGGAGAAATCTTTACGAGTTGGTGATATGCTTCTGGTTAATAAATTTATTTATGGAATCAGAACTCCAGACTGGTTTGGAATTCCATTTACAGAAATAGGTTTTCCAATTCCATGGACGAAAATACCTTTATTTAAAGATCCTCAAAGAGGAGATGTTGTAGTATTTAAACCTCCTCATCACCCATACCTATATTATGTTAAAAGATGCGTAGGTGTTCCAGGCGATGTCATAGAAATAAAAGATAAAGTTCTTTTTGTTAATAATGAGCCGTTTGACGAATACTACGAAACTCTCGAGGTTGATGAAGCTTACCCTGAAGGAACTCCAAGATCTCAGTTTATCGATAGAGATATTTATCCGGAAGGATTAGTTCCAAGATTTGGTGAAAGAACTTTCCAAAACCTTGGAAATAGAGATAATTTTGGTCCATTGACAGTACCAGAAGATTCATATTTCATGATGGGAGATAACAGGGACAATAGCTCTGATAGTAGATTTTGGGGATTCGTTCCAAAAGATAATATAGTTGGTAAGCCCATCATGGTTTACATGTCTTTCGACCCCGAAGTTCCAATGTCTAATCTGATGGACAAAATACTTTGGGAAAGAATAGGATTCTTTATCAGGTAA
- the umuD gene encoding translesion error-prone DNA polymerase V autoproteolytic subunit, which produces MAKSDDILEIFGFDKKSDLKLPLYNSSVQAGFPSPADDYIDKKLDLNEYLIKHPAATFFVRVAGDSMINAGIHNNDILIVDRALNPCNGNIVIAVLDGELTVKRLKYEKSKVYLEPENPKYPVLEVYDESQFEIWGVVTNVIHGVL; this is translated from the coding sequence ATGGCTAAAAGTGATGATATTTTAGAAATTTTTGGATTTGATAAAAAGAGTGATCTGAAGCTGCCACTGTATAATAGTTCAGTTCAGGCAGGTTTTCCATCTCCGGCTGATGATTATATAGACAAAAAACTAGACCTTAACGAATATCTGATAAAACATCCTGCAGCTACCTTTTTTGTAAGGGTTGCTGGAGATTCCATGATAAATGCAGGTATACACAATAATGATATCCTCATTGTTGACAGAGCTTTAAATCCCTGCAATGGAAACATTGTCATAGCTGTCTTGGACGGAGAATTGACTGTAAAAAGATTGAAATATGAGAAATCTAAAGTTTACCTTGAACCTGAGAATCCAAAATATCCTGTATTGGAAGTTTACGATGAATCACAGTTCGAAATCTGGGGTGTAGTTACAAATGTTATTCATGGAGTACTTTGA
- a CDS encoding SOS response-associated peptidase family protein, which translates to MCGRFAQIYKDPIFKVSIPDNQICINFENNYNISPGKKALVITKERSFFATWNYDFTEITNGHTNHIGFNIRSENILIKSIYKKMFQAKSCLVPINGYYEWCGKQPYYIHDKNKIIYLVGLYQETDNGFCFATLTKEPNLFFKKFHLRQPVFLDNYSMFFKNNNFENESITKLDFHEVSDLVNSVNENSPLLIEKKETLFDW; encoded by the coding sequence ATGTGTGGAAGATTTGCCCAAATCTACAAAGATCCAATTTTTAAGGTGAGTATTCCTGACAATCAAATTTGTATAAATTTTGAAAATAATTATAATATATCCCCCGGAAAGAAAGCCCTTGTTATCACTAAAGAAAGAAGCTTTTTTGCGACATGGAACTATGACTTTACAGAAATCACTAACGGTCATACAAATCATATTGGCTTTAATATTAGATCTGAAAACATTCTAATTAAATCTATATATAAAAAAATGTTTCAAGCGAAATCCTGTCTGGTTCCAATAAATGGATATTATGAATGGTGTGGTAAACAACCTTATTACATTCATGATAAGAATAAAATCATCTATTTAGTTGGTTTATATCAAGAAACAGATAATGGTTTTTGCTTTGCTACTTTAACGAAAGAACCTAATCTATTTTTTAAGAAATTTCATTTAAGACAACCAGTCTTTTTAGATAATTATTCTATGTTTTTTAAAAACAACAACTTTGAAAATGAATCAATAACTAAACTTGATTTTCATGAAGTATCTGATCTTGTAAACAGTGTAAATGAAAATTCACCACTTTTAATTGAAAAAAAAGAAACTCTATTTGATTGGTAA